One region of Oryza glaberrima chromosome 7, OglaRS2, whole genome shotgun sequence genomic DNA includes:
- the LOC127778291 gene encoding uncharacterized protein LOC127778291 — MSSLLRCTLMRKTTAATIRAAVRSPPPPLSSGQTITPHPSPAGLLAAALRRSPAAAPMTPPRMSPAACSLRRLATHPGQIIGRFGLSSAQKNAYCSSTSPQQRRHANTLLRRFRDKIIQAWRHEETREMILNVSAMLGLVAVVAVVGCIMKPHFEAQLEKLAQAFVLLFLLALLQAMVEMQKERRRKSLEDDHADDSEESKKKLKPTKT; from the exons atgtcGTCGCTGCTGCGATGCACGTtgatgaggaagacgacggcggcgacgatccGAGCCGCCGTccggtcaccgccgccgccgttgtcgtcaGGACAGACGATTACGCCCCATCCATCGCCGGCAggactcctcgccgccgccctccgccgctcgccagcGGCAGCACCGATGACGCCGCCGCGCATGTCGCCGGCCGCGTGCTCTCTCCGCCGTCTTGCCACCCACCCCGGTCAG ATTATTGGACGGTTTGGATTATCATCAGCACAGAAAAATGCCTACTGCAGCTCTACTTCTCCACAACAACGAAGGCATGCGAATACACTACTGCGTCGATTTAGGGACAAAATTATCCAAGCCTGGAG GCATGAAGAAACACGTGAGATGATACTGAATGTCTCTGCAATGCTGGGTTTGGTtgctgtcgtcgccgtcgtcggatgCATTATGAAGCCCCACTTTGAGGCCCAGCTAGAGAAGCTTGCCCAagcttttgttttgttgtttctaCTGGCTCTACTTCAAGCAATGGTAGAAATGCAAAAAGAACGACGGCGAAAGAGCCTAGAAGATGATCATGCTGATGATTCTGAAGAGAGCAAGAAGAAGCTGAAGCCAACAAAAACTTAG
- the LOC127780728 gene encoding uncharacterized protein LOC127780728 encodes MALRCMLMRARTTALRPPPSSPASLLAGALRSPAAVLMTPHTSPAAASSRRHLSILFRQIGEGYNPVTKRGLYVRDVLQRFGLTQKRNCSSSTYSAQYSKIRHDPHLEHGLRRQGEIWENIKTASIILGSCSVIAAAYFVVGSFMMQELDAKMKHRIDHAKTHIDAKMDEQGFREAIGMLFLLFILMLFLFALVDADDCKGKSIRKRKKKPSLLHN; translated from the exons ATGGCGCTGCGCTGCATGCTGATgagggcgaggacgacggccctccggccaccgccgtcgtctccggcgagcctcctcgccggcgccctccGCTCCCCGGCGGCCGTGCTGATGACGCCCCAcacatcgccggcggcggcgagttctCGCCGCCATCTCTCCATCCTCTTCCGGCAG ATTGGAGAAGGCTACAATCCGGTCACGAAGAGGGGATTATATGTGAGGGATGTTCTTCAACGGTTTGGACTAACACAGAAAAGGAACTGTAGCTCTTCTACCTATTCTGCACAGTATTCAAAGATCAGGCATGATCCGCATTTGGAACATGGATTGAGGAG GCAGGGGGAAATATGGGAGAACATAAAAACAGCTTCAATAATATTGGGTTCGTGCTCAGTTATCGCTGCCGCCTACTTCGTCGTCGGATCGTTCATGATGCAAGAATTAGATGCCAAGATGAAGCACCGTATCGATCATGCCAAGACCCACATTGATGCCAAAATGGACGAGCAAGGTTTTAGGGAAGCTATTGGGAtgctttttcttttgtttattttgatgCTGTTCCTTTTTGCACTGGTCGATGCTGATGATTGTAAGGGCAAAAGCATcaggaaaaggaagaagaagccaAGCCTCCTCCACAATTAA
- the LOC127779288 gene encoding uncharacterized protein LOC127779288, translated as MSVSGGRTRVGRYELGRTLGEGTFAKVKFARNADSGENVAIKILDKDKVLKHKMIAQIKREISTMKLIRHPNVIRMHEVMASKTKIYIVMELVTGGELFDKIASRGRLKEDDARKYFQQLINAVDYCHSRGVYHRDLKPENLLLDASGTLKVSDFGLSALSQQVREDGLLHTTCGTPNYVAPEVINNKGYDGAKADLWSCGVILFVLMAGYLPFEDSNLMSLYKKIFKADFSCPSWFSTSAKKLIKKILDPNPSTRITIAELINNEWFKKGYQPPRFETADVNLDDINSIFNESGDQTQLVVERREERPSVMNAFELISTSQGLNLGTLFEKQSGSVKRETRFASRLPANEILSKIEAAAGPMGFNVQKRNYKLKLQGENPGRKGQLAIATEVFEVTPSLYMVELRKSNGDTLEFHKFYHNISNGLKDVMWKPESSIIEGDEIQHRRSPLDPDAYPTHSLSLLSLSLLSPASAAMREEVRSSSAAPPDPPPRSASPPATPVASSAGASSPPAQTNAASIDWLGGEPISKVESSSQIAPHAPRPSLSTNAAGAAVDFSQPSCRPWERGDLLRRLATFKSSTWASKPKAASSLACARRGWVNIEMDKIACESCGAHLIFTALTSWSPAEVANAGEAFAEQLDASHLGDCPWRGNSCADSLVQFHLTPSALVGGFKDRCDGLLQFISLPVIAKSAIESMKLTRSPQIDRVLSQAITILSGELGYKTDSTTGIDINHQDESCSYSQAQKLISLCGWEPRWLPNVQDWEENSTRSAKHTASADPDQIHKQNSYSASVKKDKGKGKIRVKDSGCSMRSPLLDCSLCGATVRIWDFRSVPRPSHLSINNIDAPDTRKGVLTRGISATSGINGWVAEGTERENVEGRGEAGTEEGKSLSNAQVDLNLTMAGGLPSTHSVMPSMHDHFNDGGMGRDLMIGQPTGSELGGFAASFESRGPSSRKRNVEEGGSTADKPLNRLHPADSIEGTVIDRDGDEVDDGAQDSDIRSNKRPRGFNLFDVNRPSSSGAGPSRNLSFDLDIDVNKFDTYKAEGPSALHNPSASMRASSVIAMDTVHSAEENSTESVEYHPCDVDDVHKPSSAVRSGGMSEALDLNYSNQAPQSSFVQPAAESNAREIGGSSMNGGEEVLNAETAPAFARDQLSLGVSGGSVGMGASHEAEIHGVDVSEHKTDSVVGDVEPAPELTENMGNTGESTPGPGMMDEFVPDDVGREEPQGDSQDVASRLVGRADSGSKICGSTKADSVESGEKMSHAIGHESNLQHSLSRNARVYSGIDLSKDEVTQIAKLPANDDYDPGDDLAANGGNDYGAGLPEFDPISHHNNYCPWVNGHVAAACCINTGSSTSTGLSGWQLTVDALETIQSLAQAQNQIMPSDSAASLYKDDHVAPSRKLLKRASHSKC; from the exons atgagcgtGTCGGGCGGGAGGACGCGGGTGGGGAGGTACGAGCTCGGGAGGACGCTCGGCGAGGGCACCTTCGCCAAGGTCAAGTTCGCCCGCAACGCGGACTCCGGCGAGAATGTCGCCATCAAGATCCTCGACAAGGACAAGGTCCTCAAGCACAAGATGATCGCCCAG ATAAAGCGCGAGATCTCCACCATGAAGCTCATCAGGCACCCCAACGTCATCCGGATGCATGAG GTGATGGCCAGCAAGACCAAAATATACATAGTGATGGAGCTTGTCACCGGTGGTGAACTTTTCGACAAGATT GCTTCGCGTGGGAGGCTGAAAGAGGATGATGCAAGGAAGTATTTTCAGCAGCTGATCAACGCTGTCGATTACTGTCATAGCAGAGGAGTCTATCACCGGGATCTCAAG CCCGAAAATCTTCTGCTTGATGCTAGTGGCACTCTCAAAGTATCAGATTTTGGGCTGAGTGCACTGTCTCAACAAGTCAGA GAGGATGGTCTGTTGCACACTACCTGTGGAACTCCTAATTATGTTGCTCCCGAG gttatcaacaacaaaggaTATGATGGAGCCAAGGCTGATCTGTGGTCATGTGGAGTGATTCTCTTTGTCCTCATGGCAGGCTACCTTCCATTTGAAGACTCAAACCTCATGTCACTTTACAAGAAG ATCTTCAAAGCAGACTTCAGTTGCCCGTCTTGGTTCTCTACAAGTGCGAAGAAGCTCATCAAGAAAATACTAGATCCTAATCCTAGCACC AGGATTACCATCGCAGAGCTTATCAACAATGAGTGGTTCAAGAAGGGATATCAGCCTCCAAGGTTTGAGACAGCAGATGTTAACCTGGATGATATCAACTCTATTTTTAATGAATCTGGG GACCAAACACAGCTTGTTGTGGAGAGGCGAGAAGAGAGGCCATCAGTGATGAATGCTTTTGAGTTGATCTCTACATCTCAGGGTCTCAATCTTGGCACACTCTTTGAAAAGCAATCG GGTTCTGTGAAGCGAGAAACAAGATTTGCATCAAGGCTGCCTGCAAACGAGATATTGTCGAAAATTGAAGCAGCTGCTGGACCCATGGGCTTTAATGTACAGAAGCGCAACTACAAG CTGAAGTTGCAAGGAGAGAATCCAGGAAGGAAAGGTCAGCTTGCAATTGCAACAGAG GTTTTTGAAGTCACGCCCTCGCTGTACATGGTTGAGCTCCGCAAATCTAACGGCGACACTCTTGAATTCCATAAG TTCTACCACAACATCTCCAATGGCCTGAAAGATGTGATGTGGAAGCCGGAGAGTAGCATAATCGAAGGCGATGAGATCCAGCATCGGAGGTCACCG CTTGACCCCGACGCGTACCCGACCCAttcactctctctcctctctctctctctcctctcgcccGCATCGGCCGCCATGCGCGAGGAGgtgcggagctcgtcggcggcgccgcccgacccgccgccgcgctcggcctcgccgcccgccacccCCGTCGCCAG TTCGGCTGGTGCATCATCACCACCTGCACAAACAAATGCAGCTAGCATAGATTGGTTAGGTGGTGAGCCAATATCCAAAGTGGAATCATCATCCCAGATTGCTCCACATGCTCCTCGGCCTTCTCTTAGTACTAATGCTGCTGGAGCTGCCGTGGATTTCTCTCAACCATCTTGTAGACCATGGGAACGAGGAGACTTGCTTCGGCGACTGGCCACATTCAAGTCTTCAACATGGGCTTCTAAGCCAAAG GCTGCTAGTTCACTGGCTTGTGCTCGAAGAGGCTGGGTGAACATTGAAATGGACAAAATTGCATGCGAGTCATGTGGTGCACATCTTATATTTACGGCATTGACATCTTGGTCCCCAGCTGAAG TTGCTAATGCTGGGGAAGCCTTTGCGGAACAACTTGATGCATCGCACCTGGGTGATTGTCCCTGGAGAGGAAATAGCTGTGCTGATAGCCTAGTCCAATTCCACCTTACCCCATCAGCTCTTGTTGGTGGTTTCAAAGATCGCTGTGATGGACTTTTGCAGTTTATATCTCTTCCTGTTATTGCCAAATCTGCAATAGAGAGTATGAAGCTCACAAGGAGTCCTCAGATTGACCGTGTCTTATCCCAAGCAATCACTATTTTATCTGGGGAGCTGGGTTACAAAACAGACAGCACAACAGGAATTGATATCAATCATCAAGATGAGTCCTGTAGCTACTCTCAA GCACAGAAGCTTATAAGCCTTTGTGGATGGGAACCTAGATGGCTTCCAAATGTACAGGACTGGGAAGAAAATTCAACCCGTTCTGCCAAACATACAGCCTCAGCTGATCCAGATCAGATCCATAAGCAAAATTCATACTCTGCATCAGTTAAGAAAGATAAGGGCAAAGGAAAAATTCGTGTAAAAGACTCTGGATGCAGCATGAGGTCACCTTTGCTTGATTGCAGCTTATGTGGAGCAACAGTGAGAATATGGGATTTCAGATCGGTGCCTCGTCCTTCTCATCTTAGTATCAATAATATTGACGCACCTGATACACGGAAGGGGGTGCTGACACGTGGAATTAGTGCTACAAGTGGCATCAATGGATGGGTTGCTGAAGGAACAGAAAGAGAGAATGTTGAAGGACGTGGTGAGGCAGGTACCGAAGAGGGAAAATCACTGTCAAATGCTCAGGTTGACCTAAATCTTACAATGGCAGGTGGTTTGCCATCTACGCATTCTGTGATGCCCTCTATGCATGATCATTTCAATGATGGAGGGATGGGAAGAGATCTGATGATTGGGCAGCCTACTGGAAGTGAGCTAGGTGGCTTTGCAGCCTCATTTGAGTCTAGGGGTCCTAGTTCAAGAAAGCGCAATGTGGAGGAAGGTGGGAGCACAGCTGATAAGCCGCTAAATAGGCTTCATCCTGCTGACAGCATAGAAGGAACTGTTATTGACCGTGACGGTGATGAAGTTGATGATGGCGCACAAGATTCAGATATTCGGAGCAACAAAAGGCCTCGTGGTTTCAATCTTTTCGATGTGAATCGACCATCTTCTTCTGGAGCTGGTCCCAGCAGAAATTTAAGTTTTGACCTGGATATAGATGTCAATAAATTTGATACATATAAAGCTGAAGGTCCATCTGCCCTTCATAACCCCTCTGCGTCGATGAGGGCATCTTCTGTTATTGCGATGGACACAGTCCACAGTGCAGAGGAAAATTCAACAGAGAGTGTTGAATACCATCCATGTGATGTTGATGACGTTCACAAGCCGTCTAGTGCTGTCAGGAGTGGTGGAATGAGTGAGGCATTGGATCTTAACTATAGCAACCAAGCACCGCAAAGCAGTTTTGTACAGCCTGCTGCTGAAAGTAATGCAAGGGAGATAGGAGGTAGTAGTATGAATGGAGGGGAAGAAGTCCTCAATGCAGAAACTGCTCCTGCTTTTGCTAGGGACCAACTAAGCCTGGGAGTTAGTGGAGGGAGTGTTGGTATGGGTGCTAGTCATGAAGCCGAAATTCATGGAGTTGATGTTTCTGAGCATAAAACTGATAGTGTTGTTGGAGATGTGGAACCAGCTCCCGAGCTTACTGAAAATATGGGCAATACTGGTGAGTCAACCCCTGGACCTGGAATGATGGATGAGTTTGTCCCTGACGATGTTGGCCGAGAAGAACCTCAGGGTGATAGCCAAGATGTGGCATCTCGGTTAGTGGGTAGAGCTGACAGTGGCTCAAAGATTTGTGGTTCAACTAAAGCTGATTCTGTTGAGAGTGGAGAGAAGATGAGCCATGCCATAGGTCATGAGAGTAACCTGCAGCATTCCCTTTCTCGCAATGCTAGAGTTTATTCTGGCATTGATCTGTCTAAAGATGAGGTGACACAGATTGCTAAATTGCCAGCAAATGACGACTATGATCCAGGAGATGATCTTG CAGCAAACGGGGGAAATGACTATGGAGCAGGTCTTCCAGAATTTGACCCAATTAGTCATCACAACAATTATTGCCCATGGGTAAATGGACATGTTGCTGCGGCTTGCTGTATCAATACTGGTTCCAGCACTAGTACCGGACTTTCCGGCTGGCAGCTTACAGTAGATGCACTGGAAACTATCCAGTCTCTTGCTCAAGCCCAAAATCAAATTATGCCGTCTGACTCTGCGGCATCACTGTATAAG GATGACCATGTGGCGCCTAGCCGCAAGCTGTTGAAAAGGGCTAGCCACAGCAAATGTTAA